The following is a genomic window from Xenopus laevis strain J_2021 chromosome 2L, Xenopus_laevis_v10.1, whole genome shotgun sequence.
CCTTGCAGCCCCTGCAGCTACCTAGTCTGTTCATGTTAATGATGTACAAGATAGGGGGCCTTCTTGACAATAGGTCAAGTAAGTAAGCCTAGTAAATAAATGACCTTCTTTACTTTGCTACTACATTTTGACTTGTTAAGGGCCACCTGCCAGAGAATGCCACAGAAATGATTTCCTGAGGGACACTAGTTGAATTCCAATGTCCCTTGATGAACGTATAGTCAGCTGTAAACTGAATAAAGATTACAAGAAGATCCCTTTTCATTAAAGCCAAAAGAAGAACAAATTTTCCAGTAAACAGAGCAGGAAGAGCTAAAACATGTTGTTTAGTACTTATGATATTAAAACATTAACTAGAACACACACGAAGTGAAGCGAACGTGACAGAAAAAGGCCTCTTTTGTTCCAAAGTTCATGTATAATTATCAGCCAGGTACAGCAAGTCGAACATTCACTTGGTATTTCTTTTTtgcaagatataattaaaggtgTTCATCTTGTAGTATATGAACATAATCAACATGAATAGCAGCATGTGTTTTGTGTTACTACCATTTAAAGTATTAGTATTTTCAAAAACATGTTAATTAAGTATATCTtgttttggggcacatttactatgggtcatatcgagggttaattaaccctcaatattcgaccatcgaagtaaaatccttcgacttcgaatatcgaagttgaaggatttaccgcatttcattcgatcgaacgatcgacgGAAAAAACGTTTGAttaaacgattaaatctttcgaaacgaacgatttgaaggattttaatccatcgatcgaacgattttccttcaatcagaaattgcttagaaagcttatggggaaggtccccataggctaacattgttccTAGGTGTCCCAAGTAgctagttgaagttttttttaaagagacagtacttcgactatcgaatggtggaacattcaaatgatttttagttcgaatcattcgatttgaaatagttgtcgaaggtcgaagtagccaattcgatggtcgatggttgaaattcgaagtatttttcattctaatcctagtaagtaaatgtgcccctataactTGATTTTTCTCagattcaatgtatttcaatataACTTGTTTAGATCAGTCTGATTAACACGGAGCAGCATAATGATACATACAGACaaccagtctactaaaaaaatcatttaaccttaaataaacccaatatggttggttttcctccaataaggatcaatgatATACTATATTTGATAAAGCacatggtacagttttattataacagagaggaaggaaattttgaattatttgattaaaatagagtattTTTGAGATGGCCAACctataattcgaagctttctggataaggaattttccataacaaatcctatacctgtagtacaggTTCTCATTGAAACCAAGCAATGTACCTGTGGACAAAACCACAGTGAACTACTTATTATGTCCTGGACACGCCTATTGCACTTGCCAAGAGACCAAGTCTTTGAGTGGCAATAAGGCTTTTGCATCTCTATATGATAAATGGTAAAATGAAACCTTCATCTTCACTGTGATAGGGAGATTTTCTTTAAAGGTTGATAGCAAAATTCCTGGAAAAATCTGAGATACATGTTTATGTGCTTGGCTACATTTCCAGCAGTATAAAATAGTCAGGAGAATATCTATGTTGTCAGACAAAATTTTCTGTAAACTCCTAGTCCCCTAAGGGTGTATGTCAAACTCTAATTAACAGGATACCTGATAAGTAGTTTGACATCCCTGTTTACAGTACCTAAGAGACTATGTGCTTACTGAAACTCAAAGTATTAACTGCAAACACAGACTTTATTCTTGTTATACAGCAACTAAAGTGCCATATGGAAAACAAGAATTTGACCTTGGCACatgcacacacaaaaaacattCAATTTTGTAGAGAACGAGGATGTATAAGTAGAACCAAAATGACAATAAACGCAACTTGAAAATGAATTTATCTTCCTATATTTTATTCATAGGAATGGAATCTGACACACTTACTTGTGAGAACAACCAGTTAAATCGCACCCACAGCCTCTAGTAAAACAATAGCAGCTAGGGCAGATAACTTCATGTAGGTCCTCTCTTCTACTCaacaagaaaacagatttttgaCTAAAATTTAGGCTGATCAATataacagtgctacgcaatatgttggcgctatataaatacatgttaataataataatgctgtatATCCTTTAATGTGCAGGTTAGTGGAGAAGTATTAACAATGGTTAACCAATGCCAGGTAAAGTTTCCAGACTACTAGGGTACAATTTATTCATTCGTGTACTTACACATTCAGAAATCTTTCTGTTAATCATACTGAGTTGGGAGGCTTGAAACCATGCAACGAAAACAATCTTCTAAACAGAAAATGaattaagaaatgtaaaatagaaatgaaaactCTGAAAAGATCAATAAGAAGTAGTTCCAAGGATGTGATAAACCCTAAGAGCGCATGAAGATAAGCACAAGCTGCCAAAGAAAacagaaacattatttaaacgATGACAAAGTTATGGCTTTTGCGTTTAGACATTTCAGTTCTATGTAGAACGACAGCGACAAAGGTCTAATAAATAATTAAGCTGAAAGTTTTCTTTTCTAGTAAAATGCAGTATTCTTAGAATTTTATCACCTCTTACTTTACTAGTTCTTCCAGTGCTACCAGTTGGCTATCGTACAGGGGAATAAACTCATAAAATAGGTACAGCCCATCTTTATTGGATTTTTGGCACTTAAATACAGCTGATTTTGGAGTCCAAAAAAATCCTTTCCTTCTTGAAGAACTGCACAAGAAGCACGGAACACTTCCAACTCTATGATATCAAGACAAGGCAGCTACTGACATCACCCAAGCAAAGGCCAAAAAAGCCCATACAATGCAGTCCTGTCCAGCAAACGTCACCATTTGCAATGGCACCTCTTGTCTGCAGCCTGTTGACAATTTTAATTACATACTTAGCATTACTTTAAGTACTGTGATTACTACCTTATTGGCATTAGTGATGTTTTCCCTGGGCTGCAGTGTGGAATTTCAGAAATTTTGGGGTCATATTAGGCACCCCTGGGGAATAGTTGTAGGATTTCTCTGTCAGTTTGGAATAATGCCACTTGCAGGTTTTGTGCTGTCCCTTGCATTTGATATTCTGCCGATTCAAGCTGTTGTGGTTCTTATCATGGGCTGCTGTCCGGGAGGAACGAGTTCCAACATCTTGACATACTGGCTAGACGGTGATATGGATTTAAGGTATGGCACATAGATTATTAACGTTATAGACATAgatctattatttatttaatagtatttgtatatattaatgatttataaaataatacattaagtAATAGAAAATGTAGTTCAGGGAAAGATAACCATCTATATGATCTAAATGATATTACTAAAGGCTATTCAGATTATTTAGCAGAAATCATTATTAAGATTTAAATACAAATTCTGCATGATAAGTGTCAGTGCATGCTGTGCAGTATTGTGGTAAATTCAAAGCAAGTAAACATTATATGTATTATACTATAATATCAGAGGTACAATACCCACCAGAATGTTATTACATTTAATGGAATATAAGAATGGTAAAGGGTGGTCATATTCCACTAATTCAAATTCTTCTAATTAGGTGCAATCAATCCACATTCCCATTTTGCCTTTACTTCCCAACTTCATAAATGTCTCTTCCCTTTCCCTGAATCACTTCATTCTGATACTTTATCAGAAActggggcttaaaggagaactaacccctaaaaatgaaaatgaccaaaaatgccatatttaatatactgaacttattgcaccagcctaaagtttcagcttctcaaaagcagcaatgatccaggacttcaaacttgtcacagggggtcaccatcttggaaagtgtctgcgactctcacatgctcagtgggctctgagcagctgttgagaagctaagcttaggggttgtcactaattatcaagcagaaaataaggtttgcctgtaatataagctgatgctacaaggctgattattaaattctgattctagttgcactggtttctgtgctgccatgtagtaattatctgtattcattactaatcagccttatattgtgacatttctattctatgtatactatatattgtgagtggatccctaagctcagtaagtgacagcagcacagagcatgtgcagtgaatcagcagaaaagaagatggggagctactggggcatctttggagatacagatcttccctgctaaaggactgtggttgccttgggctggtacagaagttcaaactataatgtacaacatttctagcctacttctttagttaggctttagttctcctttaagcacagacCACACCAGGAATATTTACAACAAAAACCTTACCGTTTAACTTAAAGCTGTTCGTTACACTGTACAttatgtggcagatttattaaggaattcaaattttttttatggtcaaaactgtcaaagagtttttttttaaaaaattcaaattaattttttgagatttatcaaagaatttgactattcgcaacCTTAAACATGCcgaattcctgtataagtcaatgggagatgtccactgaccaatttgaagatgtttgaagccttcctgacggagaaaaaactccaatcaaGTTTGGTCAAATTCTAATCGCAATTCAAGTCAAGTTTTTGGGACggtaaaattagtccgagttttccatattccattttttaaataaataatcaaatattcgaatttcgagttaagTAGAATTCATGTTCTCACatgaactcacatgaattagaaacccgacccttgataaatgtgcctctataggTCAGAATGTATTCATGTCTATGCTTGTCTTAAGTATGAAGATTACTTTGTTAACAAAATCTTCTCTGGTTGATTTGCAGTCTAAGTATGACAACCTGCTCCACACTGCTTGCACTGGGTATGATGCCTTTGTGTCTCTTTGTGTACACTAAAAAATGGGTTGACTCAAGTGCCATAATAATTCCTTATGACAGTATAGGTAAGTATCAAactcatttttgttttgtaaatactTTTTACTGCCATAAGGTAGATGAATAGTAGTAGTGAATGAAAGCAAGATAAAACTATAATGATAGGAAACAGAAATGGATATGTTCCtcctaaaaaataagaaaacaggaGAAAAGTAAAAGATAATGTACAAGGTGGGAATTGTTGATTGAACAAAATAGGATTTTATAGGTGATGGGAAGCCAAGTGAAAATGTGTAGCAGAACTAGGGCTACAAAGTTACAGCAAAGCCGGCATAGAATATTCTAAAAGGTAAATTCAGATCTATATTGCAATGGTGGTCTTTACATTATTTCTAAAATTGTTATGGtctcaaaattaaaaaagaggTGCATAGGAAAGGAGTAGCTCACAATTTAAATAACTGCCCTCTTCTTCTGTTTTTTCCAGCATGTAATTAAAAATGCTATATATGTAGGGTGTAActaaccccagcagccaaaatgcTATTGTGCTGctaggctacaatgttattgttattgctacgttaattacttttctgtttatttgggctctctcctattcatctttcagtctgTCTACTTCCTTGTTGCTATGGTAAACTGGACGTTAACAACCTGGAAGTTAACAACTAGGACgttaacaaccagatagctgctgaaattccaacaAAAACTTAGATAATTCAAAAGCCATAAGAGTAAAATGAAAAGCAGTTCAAAATATCTATCTgcacatcatactaaagttaatgcaaaggtataGCACCATTTTAATGGgcaaccaaaataaatattttacactgTAGAGTTTGTTATCACTTGGGCGAGAGTTGAAGGATTCTAGCTAAGGATGCAGAGAATCCAGGAtctggtttgggattcagctgaactgaatccaatttcttaaaatcatgtgacttttcctcCCACCAAGAGGAAAGTGTGTTTTTTCCCACTTCCTTGGTTCAGGATTCCACCAAATCCCCAAatagggatttggtgcatccctagctctagcaatagtgttaaaggagaactaacccctagcCCCCTTCCACTGCCTGttccaatgccccccccccctccaagctTCATCCCTGCAGCATCTATTATTCTGAGAAGTCCACCTGTATCCGGACCTGCAATAAAACTGCAGAGGCATTCAAAGGCACCGTCTTCTGTCTCGCTCTGATCATCTTCTGTTAGAGCAGTGACATGGATCTTGGAGGAGTATGCACAGTTGAAGCTGCGTGACCTCCATTAGAAAGCTGGAgagatgtagaagaggaaggcaaatgattaaaatattacaaaaaaataattgagaGCTATTGTAAGCTTGCTAGGAATAtgtaattttataacatactaaaagttaacttaaaggtgaaccacctcatCCTAAACTTCATTTGTCTTCCAGTGGAATCATCTACTTAATAATGTTCTTTATTGTAGTAACCCTTTGTCATATGTTTGGTTCCACTATTCCAactgcaccaataaatgtttacTGCTAATAGTTCATGATCAATCAGCTAAAAGGTGCTTTGGTTTACCAAGGgccccagaaaaaaaatctaatagcaACAGACGACAATAGTTAATTATGAACATGCCTATGAAGCAACACTAGTAATAATTCTCTTCAGTCCATTAGGCCATAAAAACAACATTACATAAACTAGTCTAATAAAAAAGCTTTTCTTTAATATTGTAACAGCTTCTTATTTGAATTCTATTTGCCCTGTagatataaaatgtttaaaaaaagtgtgaaaCAGTTTCATGATGTAAAGACAGTAGGATAAATTCATTTGTCTGCAATATAACTGGTTGCATCTACGCTTGTAATATATTTACTAGCTCAAACTTAACAGTTTCATTTGCTCTTTGACTCTTGTTAAACGTATTGACTTGGAAAATATCCTTTTAAAACAAAGTTCCCTTGAAAATCTGCAGTATAATCACATACTTCAGATCTGTTATTTAGGTGGCTCTTTCTGAGGGCAGTGTGCAATGACTTTGTAAAACGCAGTGGAACAAATCAAGTTGAGTTGATACACAGAATaagggttttattattacaactgATTAATACAATTTGAAGGTTATTGGATGTGGTAAATTAAATGCATTCGGTATAGGAATCTTTCAGGCATACTGATTAGATTGCTTTGGAAAGTTTTCATGGGCAACGCATTAAAAGTTTCGtgattaaactttaaaggggatctctgttttttaaagcaaatgtagtactaagcagctttgcaatatacatgcatttaaaaaagtaatgagaaacaataaaaaagattACAATAGGGCTAACAAGACAAATAGGGGGTTTCCATCTATTAAACCATTAACCAGGTTTCATTAGAATTCTATTGTCTGTCTGTGATGCAGCAATATGTGGTTCTATTGCGTATATcatcataaatacattttgacgTTTGTTTATGGTGTTTCCTTTCACCTTCAGGGATTTCCTTGGCAACTCTAGTTGTTCCTGTTGCAGTAGGGATGTTTGTTAATTATAAGTGGCCCGAAAAGGCAAAGAAAATACTTAAGGTAAGGAAGTAAATAAAGTaggtttaaattatgtttatatcAAGTGAAATGTCCacttacagtaaatgataaacTAGACTGTAATTCAAATACTATTCCAAAATGTGGAGTGTGATATTCACAGTAACATATACATACAGAAAACATTAGGCTGAATGTAGATGATAGGCTGGGCATacatgatttaaaggggacctgtcaccctaaaaaataatttcaaattattttctatcatgttagttgagcaaaatacactttacttacactgtatttattatttaaattttgtttccttctgtcttggaattatacaatcacagcaagcaggcagcagccattttgtggacacggttattaaggggaattgtgtatcaccccaaaatcttgtgtatgaaccagaatgagggacctaatgtccatgtgcagtgccctacacaattataaagcctgaggagggaagggggaatgtgaggagagcagtgacatgtaggaagtgctgaatggaaagtgaaagtaattgactgcccctcctctatgccacgggcatagaggcggggcaggtaatatttgattgacagtttagatatttaaacacctttataacaggtatggatgttttaatgaaacaaaaatttggggtttcatatttaatttgcaaaggactttcattatgcagctttttatgtgtaggtgacaggtccactttaagtaaccTAAATTGTGGTGGAAAAACAAACAAGGCGCTCACTTAACAAAGATGCCGAGGCTGGCGAACATGGCGCCCCTGTGCTCCACTGCGctgacatgggggcagccattcaagctaaaaaaggaaaaaaggcacaggttacttagcagataacagataaactctgctTAGAATATAATGGTATTCTACAGATTGCAtttgttatttgctatgtaacctgtgcttgaatggctgcccccatggctacacagcaatttgtttatataaactataatagtgtttcagaaacaaacacaccagttgtaccagtgcagggaaatggtaaattatattttaattactttaaaaacacttgaatttttggtgttacattttttttttttaattggttcaCCTATATTATATTTCACACTCTGCatggtttcttaaaggggaagtttatctaaaaataaatacatgtttagtttgatgtagacaatgattctcagacaatttgcttttggtctacagtttttattattaaatgagaaggaaaggctaaaattaagtaagctttatcagaaagatcaatataaatacaccagtaaaccctcaaattaattcTGCTCCGAGTcctcagtcaaaagaaacacaacatatttttccttctattgtgtatacatggacttctgtattagacttcctgttttcagcttaaacctccagggcagggcatgcgcatgctcagtttgctcctctctccctcttcctctcccttttccctcctcccctccctgctgtaatcagaGCCCAGAGCTGTGGctatagcagggagagactcaggcaggaagtgatgtcacaacaagctaatatgacagctgatatcctaaacaaacagagagagttctagagctgttaactcagttatgataaagcattctgcagaataaatatagtgttttagcttgcactattgtggctaatctattggtaatgaacagcttcggtagctttccttctccgttaacacatattttaaagcacaaacatattctgcagctctatACAATACATTGATGCTtacaatgaacatacagattacattaaAGAAATTCAACTGGTAACCAAAACCAGAATTAAAGAGCACCTGcctaaaagagcttacagtctcagTGGAACAATACAGGGACTATAGTAAGGACAATAATAATTCCAGTGGTATTTTAGAACTGTTATTTTGTGTTGTAGGTTGGTTCTATTTTGGGAGGTATTCTCATAGTACTCGTAGCTGTGATTGGTGGAGTTCTCTACAAGGGATCCTGGACAATTGATCCAAAGCTGTGGATTTTAGGGACAATATTTCCTGCTATTGGCTATACAGTGGGGTTTGCTTTAGCATACACATCCAACCTGACTCCAAGCAGGTATGTACGGATATTTAAAAGAATAAGTAATACATCATGATAAGATTGCTTGTGAGAAACATACCTTAATACTGTTCTAATGAGCAATATAGGAGGCTGAAACTCTTCTCACAGGTGTGAAAACTGGTTATAGTTATCTAAGGGCGAAGAGTATATATTCCCCCAAATACTGCAAAAACTATTTCAAAGACCAATTGTGTTAGGAAGCACTGTTGCTGTAGGAGCATCTGGTCAGGAATCTTCACAGAAATCCTTTGGAAAGATGCAGTCATTTTTGTTAATATACTTTGTTATGCTTAAGGGTTTATAAGTAAATCATTGAATGTGAAAGCACTTCACATTTCAAAGTTTTGGGACTTTAAAAAAGAATGCAATAATGtggtcttttttttatcattcatctTTTGTGTGTGCACACCCaggtaaatgtatatttatttattgttttcagaTTAATGTGCTTAGCAGATACTATTTTATAGATTTGTCCACCAccaccatacattaagggggttatatatcaaaggtcgaattttgagctttgtgagcttttgttAGATCTCGAATAAACTCATATGGCTTCTAACttgagaaaaaactagaatgtaagAAATGCAAATCAGTGTAGTCGGGTTGAAAAACTcagtttttgttggaaaaaaacctcaaatcactcaaattgatcaaaTTTTCAGCAGGAACTCACTGATagaaactcaaacatcatgaaggctacaaacatcttcaaatggtcaagggacctctgctattgacttcttgATATCGACATGTTATACAGTAGATTTCCAGATTCGgggtatttttctttaaaaaaaaataatttttcaagtttttgcccaaccgttgataaataacccccttaatggtgGATATCAGTGCTCAGATAATAATCAAATGAATAATACTCATACAAACTGCAGATGCGATGTTCAAATGTTATAAAGAAAAGATACAAGGACAAGAATGTCCATTCTTTATGACATGCagttataattaaaataacattttctactTTTGCTCTCATGATTCTCAAACATTTAAACCAAATTATAAAAAGGTCACTTAGTGCCTCATTTCTTGTATTTTACAAATACCAGTGATGCATTACATGTTGTTCAACACCGAGCTATTTCAGTAAAATGAAAGGAATTCTTTTCTGTTCTTTAGATGTCGCACAGTGTCTCTCGAAACAGGGATGCAAAACACCCAGCTTTGTTCCACTATTGTACAGCTCTCGTTTCCACCTGAACAGCTTGGTCTGATTTTTACATTCCCACTTATCTACAGTATTTTCCAACTTCTCATTGCACTTATACTTTTAACAGGTATGTTTGCCATAATGACTAGTACCGTACGTATTGACAGTTTAAATGCATAGACTAATTTGTCTGCCTTGTCAGCTCTTGCAATCTGTAAGTTTATGAAGAATACCTGAACTGCATCATAGGTTATGACTGGTCTTATTCTAAGATTATTTACAAGGCTTTCACGTTAGTTCCTGATTATTATCAGGCAGCAGaatgcagaggaaaaaaaaaatcaaaacaaaaacctAGTTTTTATTTGCATACCCCAAAGAATGAAGCAGGGCAATACAGACCCCCCttgaacataaaatatattattttcacaACAAATAGCAATGCTTTGGCCATCTTATGAAAGGGTGTGCAGattattattatcaattatttaaatagcaccaacatattctgtagctccttactgacatttaggggccgattcactaacttcgagtgaaggattcgaagtaaaaaaaacttcgaatttcgaagttttttttgggctacttcgaccatcgaatgggctacttcgaccttcgactacgacttcgaatcgaatgattcaaactaaaaatcgttcgactattcgatagtcgaagtactgtctctttaaaaaaaacttcgaccccctagttcgccatctaaaagctaccgaagtcaatgttagcctatggggaaggtcctcataggcttggctaactttttttgatcgaaggatattccttcgatcgttggatttaaatccttagaatcgttcgattcgaaggatttaatcgttcgatcgaaggaataatccttcgatcgtactatctgcgctaaatccttcgacttcgatattcgaagtcgaaggattttagttcctagtcgaatatcgagggttaattaaccctcgatattcgacccttagtgaatcagccccttactgtgCCTATCATATATATCAATTAGTCATTTTGTttttggaaagtgaaagtaagccAGAAAAACCAGAGGAAATCCATGCAGGCATAAAGGGACCTTCCAATtttccttgcagatagtgtcctggctgAAACTGAGCCAAGGAGCCATGATAGCAAGGCAGCAATGTATGATTACTAAAAATGTTGTCCTTTTACAATGTGTTCTTAGGCAGAGTTCTGTGCAACATTTTTTGGCACAATTTTTGCAACTTGTTAGTGAGTTGTTGCTGCAATACATATGAGAGAATTCACAAATGTGATGTTTAGAGAAAATAAAAGTGAAGATCGATTTGTCAGATTTCCTAccatattcacaaacctctatctccacttgtCTTTTAAACGACAGTTTCTGGGTTTTGTCTTTGTGTCGCACAACATTTTTCTTAATTGGTATTTAGCTTTTCCTAAATCTGGTAGCtctaatctgtacctgtgccttgTGCTAATGATGGTGCCTTTCAGAGAAGATAATTCCTGCctctt
Proteins encoded in this region:
- the LOC108708464 gene encoding ileal sodium/bile acid cotransporter — protein: MQSCPANVTICNGTSCLQPVDNFNYILSITLSTVITTLLALVMFSLGCSVEFQKFWGHIRHPWGIVVGFLCQFGIMPLAGFVLSLAFDILPIQAVVVLIMGCCPGGTSSNILTYWLDGDMDLSLSMTTCSTLLALGMMPLCLFVYTKKWVDSSAIIIPYDSIGISLATLVVPVAVGMFVNYKWPEKAKKILKVGSILGGILIVLVAVIGGVLYKGSWTIDPKLWILGTIFPAIGYTVGFALAYTSNLTPSRCRTVSLETGMQNTQLCSTIVQLSFPPEQLGLIFTFPLIYSIFQLLIALILLTGYRIYLKTCGKKTEQENTDDSPYAVTNGGFNLDEKATK